A window from Streptomyces sp. NBC_00299 encodes these proteins:
- a CDS encoding DUF6529 family protein, with protein MRVFLYLILHCFFFGILSAKMLLIHAKRFRPLVLPPSGTSALSE; from the coding sequence ATGCGCGTTTTCCTGTATCTGATCCTGCATTGCTTCTTCTTTGGCATTTTGAGTGCAAAGATGCTGTTGATCCATGCGAAGCGCTTCCGCCCTCTGGTACTTCCGCCCTCTGGTACTTCCGCACTTTCGGAGTGA
- the aroH gene encoding chorismate mutase, whose amino-acid sequence MAVRAVRGAVQLERDEAGHMDEQVGALLTAILERNDLTADDLISIWFTATPDLHSDFPAAAARKLGNGFADVPLICAQELDIEGAMPRVVRVLAHIESDKPRADIAHVYLGAAAALRKDIAQ is encoded by the coding sequence GTGGCGGTACGAGCGGTCCGGGGGGCCGTCCAACTGGAGCGGGACGAGGCCGGTCACATGGACGAGCAGGTCGGGGCCCTGCTCACCGCGATCCTGGAGCGGAACGACCTCACCGCGGACGACCTGATCAGCATCTGGTTCACGGCCACGCCCGACCTGCACAGCGACTTCCCGGCGGCCGCCGCCCGCAAATTGGGCAACGGCTTCGCCGACGTACCGCTGATCTGCGCCCAGGAACTGGACATCGAGGGCGCCATGCCCCGGGTCGTACGGGTCCTCGCGCACATCGAGTCCGACAAGCCCCGCGCCGACATCGCGCACGTCTACCTCGGCGCCGCGGCCGCCCTGCGCAAGGACATCGCCCAGTGA
- a CDS encoding prephenate dehydrogenase: MRTALVIGTGLIGTSAALALAARGVVVHLADHDPEQARTAAALGAGTDEAPDGPVDLAIIAAPPAHVAGVLADAMRRGVARGYLDVASVKGGPRRELEALGLDLSSYIGTHPMSGREKSGPLAASADLFEGRPWVLTPTRDTDTEVLNLALELVSHCRAVPVVMDADAHDRAVALVSHMPHLMSSMVAARLENAEETAVRLCGQGIRDVTRIAASEPGMWIDILSANPGPVADLLTDVATDLEETVRALRALQSSDEDKRLEGTSGIEGVLRRGNAGQVRVPGKHGAAPRIYEVVAVLIDDQPGQLARIFADAGLAGVNIEDVRIEHATGQQAGLVQLMVEPKAAPVLSAALRERGWAIRQ; this comes from the coding sequence GTGAGAACCGCACTCGTCATCGGCACCGGCCTCATCGGCACGTCCGCCGCCCTCGCGCTGGCGGCCCGCGGCGTCGTCGTCCACCTCGCCGACCACGACCCCGAGCAGGCCCGTACGGCGGCCGCGCTCGGCGCCGGCACGGACGAGGCACCCGACGGCCCCGTCGACCTCGCGATCATCGCCGCCCCGCCCGCCCATGTGGCCGGGGTGCTCGCCGACGCCATGCGCCGCGGCGTGGCCCGCGGCTACCTCGACGTGGCCAGCGTCAAGGGCGGGCCGCGCCGTGAGCTGGAGGCGCTGGGCCTCGACCTGTCCTCGTACATCGGTACGCATCCCATGTCGGGGCGTGAGAAGTCCGGTCCCCTGGCCGCGAGCGCCGACCTCTTCGAGGGCCGCCCCTGGGTGCTGACGCCGACCCGCGACACCGACACCGAGGTGCTGAACCTCGCCCTGGAGCTGGTCTCGCACTGCCGGGCCGTGCCGGTGGTGATGGACGCCGACGCCCACGACCGCGCGGTGGCCCTCGTGTCCCACATGCCGCACCTGATGTCCAGCATGGTCGCCGCGCGTCTGGAGAACGCCGAGGAGACGGCCGTACGGCTGTGCGGTCAGGGCATCCGTGATGTGACACGGATCGCGGCCTCCGAACCCGGGATGTGGATCGACATCCTCTCCGCGAACCCGGGGCCCGTCGCCGACCTGCTCACCGATGTCGCGACCGACCTGGAGGAGACGGTGCGGGCGCTGCGGGCGCTGCAGTCCTCCGACGAGGACAAGCGGCTGGAGGGCACGTCCGGAATCGAGGGCGTGCTGCGGCGGGGGAACGCCGGGCAGGTGCGCGTTCCCGGCAAGCACGGGGCCGCTCCGCGGATCTACGAGGTCGTCGCCGTGCTGATCGACGACCAGCCCGGACAGCTGGCGCGGATCTTCGCGGACGCGGGACTGGCCGGGGTCAACATCGAGGACGTACGCATCGAGCATGCGACCGGGCAGCAGGCGGGTCTGGTCCAGCTGATGGTGGAGCCGAAGGCGGCGCCGGTGCTGTCGGCGGCGTTGCGGGAGCGGGGCTGGGCGATCCGTCAGTAG
- the cmk gene encoding (d)CMP kinase: MENGAAKPVIVAIDGPSGTGKSSTSKAVAAQLGLSYLDTGAQYRAITWWMVANGIDIEDPTAIAAVAGKPEIVSGTEPGNPTITVDGIDVSGPIRTQEVTSKVSAVSAVPDVRARITELQRSLATSAEGGIVVEGRDIGTTVLPDADLKIFLTASPEARAARRSGELKGADVNATREALVKRDAADSSRKTSPLAKADDAVEVDTTELTLQQVIECVVTLVEEKRAGK, from the coding sequence GTGGAAAACGGTGCCGCCAAGCCCGTGATTGTCGCCATCGACGGCCCCTCCGGCACGGGCAAGTCGAGCACGTCGAAGGCCGTTGCCGCACAGCTCGGGCTGAGCTACCTCGACACCGGCGCCCAGTACCGGGCGATCACCTGGTGGATGGTGGCCAACGGGATCGACATCGAGGACCCGACCGCGATCGCCGCCGTGGCCGGCAAGCCGGAGATCGTCTCCGGCACCGAGCCGGGCAACCCGACGATCACCGTCGACGGCATCGACGTCTCCGGCCCGATCCGCACCCAGGAGGTCACCTCCAAGGTCAGCGCGGTCAGCGCGGTGCCCGACGTGCGGGCCCGGATCACCGAGCTGCAGCGCAGCCTGGCGACCTCCGCGGAGGGCGGCATCGTCGTCGAGGGCCGCGACATCGGTACGACCGTGCTGCCCGACGCCGACCTGAAGATCTTCCTCACCGCCTCCCCGGAGGCCCGCGCGGCCCGCCGCAGCGGTGAGCTGAAGGGTGCCGACGTCAACGCCACCCGTGAGGCGCTGGTCAAGCGTGATGCGGCGGACTCCAGCCGTAAGACCTCGCCGCTCGCCAAGGCGGACGACGCGGTCGAGGTGGACACCACCGAGCTCACGCTGCAGCAGGTCATCGAGTGCGTCGTCACGCTCGTCGAGGAGAAGCGAGCAGGGAAGTGA
- a CDS encoding lysophospholipid acyltransferase family protein, with the protein MYGLWRPRVLGAWKVPPTGPVIFAVNHSHNIDGPMVMGVSPRPVHFLIKKEAFVGPLDPFLTGIGQLKVDRHSADRTAISQALDVLSNGGVLGIFPEGTRGEGDFVSLRAGLAYFAVRSGAPVVPVAVLGSSEKRGRLIKGLPPLRHRVDVVYGDPFEAGDGSGRRTRKVLDEATERIQKQLTAHLENARRLTGR; encoded by the coding sequence ATGTACGGGCTGTGGCGGCCCCGGGTCCTGGGCGCCTGGAAGGTGCCGCCGACCGGTCCGGTGATCTTCGCGGTCAACCACAGCCACAACATCGACGGGCCGATGGTCATGGGCGTGTCGCCCAGGCCCGTGCACTTCCTGATCAAGAAGGAAGCCTTCGTCGGCCCGCTCGACCCCTTCCTGACCGGCATCGGCCAGTTGAAGGTGGACCGCCACTCCGCCGACCGCACGGCGATCTCGCAGGCCCTCGACGTGCTGTCCAACGGCGGTGTCCTCGGCATCTTCCCCGAGGGCACCCGCGGTGAGGGCGACTTCGTCTCGCTGCGTGCCGGGCTCGCCTACTTCGCCGTGCGCAGCGGGGCCCCCGTCGTCCCGGTCGCGGTGCTGGGAAGTTCCGAGAAGCGGGGACGGTTGATAAAGGGGCTGCCGCCGCTGCGCCACCGTGTCGACGTCGTGTACGGCGACCCGTTCGAGGCGGGCGACGGCAGCGGACGGCGTACGCGCAAGGTGCTCGACGAGGCGACCGAGCGCATCCAGAAGCAGCTCACCGCGCACCTGGAAAACGCCAGGCGACTGACCGGTCGCTAG
- the der gene encoding ribosome biogenesis GTPase Der: MNDHIHSEGSPEGHDHGELGDAEYAEFMELAAEEGFDLEDVEGAIEAAGHGPLPVLAVVGRPNVGKSTLVNRIIGRREAVVEDKPGVTRDRVTYEAEWAGRRFKVVDTGGWEQDVLGIDASVAAQAEYAIEAADAVVFVVDAKVGATDTDEAVVRLLRKAGKPVVLCANKVDGPSGEADATYLWSLGLGEPHPVSALHGRGTGDMLDSVLEALPDAPEQTFGGAGIGGPRRIALIGRPNVGKSSLLNKVAGEERVVVNELAGTTRDPVDELIELGGVTWKFVDTAGIRKRVHLQQGADYYASLRTAAAVEKAEVAVILIDASESISVQDQRIVTMAVEAGRAMVIAYNKWDTLDEERRYYLEREIETEFGQVAWAPRVNVSASTGRHMEKLVPAIETALAGWETRVPTGRLNAFLGELVAAHPHPIRGGKQPRILFGTQAGTKPPRFVLFASGFIEAGYRRFIERRLREEFGFDGTPIHISVRVREKRGKKK; the protein is encoded by the coding sequence ATGAACGACCACATCCACTCCGAGGGCTCGCCCGAAGGGCACGACCACGGAGAGCTTGGCGACGCCGAGTACGCGGAGTTCATGGAGCTCGCCGCGGAAGAGGGCTTCGACCTCGAGGACGTCGAGGGTGCCATCGAGGCGGCCGGTCACGGACCGCTGCCCGTGCTCGCCGTCGTCGGCCGGCCGAATGTCGGCAAGTCGACTCTCGTCAACCGCATCATCGGCCGCCGCGAGGCCGTCGTCGAGGACAAGCCCGGCGTCACCCGCGACCGCGTGACCTACGAGGCCGAATGGGCCGGTCGCCGCTTCAAGGTCGTCGACACCGGCGGCTGGGAGCAGGACGTCCTCGGAATCGACGCCTCCGTGGCCGCGCAGGCCGAGTACGCGATCGAGGCCGCCGACGCCGTCGTCTTCGTCGTCGACGCCAAGGTGGGCGCCACCGACACCGACGAAGCCGTCGTACGACTGCTGCGCAAGGCCGGCAAGCCCGTGGTGCTGTGCGCCAACAAGGTGGACGGCCCCAGCGGCGAGGCCGACGCGACCTACCTGTGGTCCCTGGGCCTCGGCGAGCCGCACCCCGTCTCCGCGCTCCACGGCCGTGGCACCGGCGACATGCTGGACTCCGTTCTGGAGGCCCTGCCGGACGCGCCCGAGCAGACCTTCGGCGGCGCCGGGATCGGCGGCCCCCGCCGTATCGCTCTCATCGGCCGCCCGAACGTCGGCAAGTCCTCCCTGTTGAACAAGGTGGCGGGCGAGGAGCGCGTCGTCGTCAACGAGCTGGCCGGCACCACCCGTGACCCGGTCGACGAGCTCATCGAACTGGGCGGCGTGACCTGGAAGTTCGTCGACACGGCGGGGATCCGCAAGCGCGTCCACCTCCAGCAGGGCGCCGATTACTACGCCTCGCTGCGCACCGCGGCCGCCGTCGAGAAGGCCGAGGTGGCGGTCATCCTGATCGACGCCTCCGAGTCCATCTCGGTCCAGGACCAGCGCATCGTGACGATGGCCGTCGAGGCGGGCCGCGCGATGGTCATCGCCTACAACAAGTGGGACACCCTCGACGAGGAGCGCCGCTACTACCTGGAGCGGGAGATCGAGACCGAGTTCGGCCAGGTCGCCTGGGCGCCCCGGGTGAACGTCTCGGCGTCCACCGGCCGCCACATGGAGAAGCTGGTCCCGGCGATCGAGACGGCCCTCGCGGGCTGGGAGACCCGGGTCCCGACCGGGCGGCTCAACGCCTTCCTCGGCGAGCTGGTCGCCGCCCACCCGCACCCGATCCGCGGCGGCAAGCAGCCCCGCATCCTGTTCGGCACCCAGGCCGGCACCAAGCCCCCGCGGTTCGTGCTCTTCGCCTCCGGCTTCATCGAGGCGGGCTACCGCCGCTTCATCGAGCGCCGGCTGCGTGAGGAGTTCGGCTTCGACGGCACGCCGATCCACATCTCGGTGCGGGTGCGCGAGAAGCGCGGCAAGAAGAAGTAG